One segment of Vicinamibacteria bacterium DNA contains the following:
- a CDS encoding HAMP domain-containing sensor histidine kinase, which produces QMLDELKKLVEGVRRVSDAVAHDLRTPLARLKTRLERLRKTKADPEIEAAIHETDHLLAVFAALLRIARIETGERARAVLANVDLTSLVDDVAELYAPLIEDADKKLVLHNSPGIEVRGDRDMLFQALVNLLDNALKHTSPGGQIEIALSSTGEGIEIVVADDGPGIPLEERSRVRERFYRLDRSRTTAGAGLGLSLVEAVAKLHAGSLQLLDNAPGLRAVVRLGRREGDGKTRYNLARE; this is translated from the coding sequence CAGATGCTGGACGAGCTCAAGAAGCTCGTCGAAGGGGTTCGCCGCGTCTCGGACGCCGTGGCCCACGATCTGCGCACACCGCTCGCCCGACTCAAGACGAGGCTCGAGCGGCTTCGAAAGACGAAAGCGGACCCGGAAATCGAGGCGGCGATCCACGAGACCGACCATCTGCTCGCCGTCTTTGCCGCGCTCCTGCGCATCGCCCGGATCGAGACCGGCGAGCGCGCCCGAGCCGTGCTCGCGAACGTCGACCTGACCTCGCTGGTAGACGACGTGGCAGAGCTCTACGCACCTCTCATCGAGGACGCCGACAAGAAGCTCGTGCTGCACAACTCCCCGGGAATCGAAGTGCGGGGCGACCGAGACATGCTGTTTCAAGCCCTGGTGAACCTTCTCGACAACGCGCTCAAGCACACGTCGCCCGGCGGCCAGATCGAAATCGCTCTCTCGTCGACCGGGGAGGGCATCGAGATCGTGGTCGCGGACGACGGGCCGGGTATTCCCCTCGAGGAGCGCAGCCGCGTGCGCGAACGCTTCTACCGCCTGGATCGTAGCCGAACGACCGCTGGAGCCGGACTTGGATTGAGCCTCGTGGAAGCCGTGGCCAAGCTGCACGCCGGCTCGCTTCAGCTCCTGGACAACGCGCCGGGACTCAGGGCGGTCGTCCGCCTGGGAAGGCGCGAAGGTGACGGTAAAACCCGTTACAATCTGGCCCGTGAATGA
- a CDS encoding sodium:solute symporter family protein, protein MNGIPLSVGALLFVGAYLGSMIALGLTARRARKSDNLSDFYLAGRSLGPLVLLLTLYATQYSGNTIVGYPGESYRLGYAWMMSVSFMMSIVVVYLLFAPRLQRLARQNGFVTPGDFLDYRFRSPALSVVINIILVVSIGNYLLAQLMAMGHVVAGVSDNNLPYWLGIVVLVVVIIAYETLGGLRAVAWTDCVQGLMLLVGLVALLHAFAPTPSDWHAVTEWLNRNAPEKTAVPGREMQLRWLSTVVLIGFSAAVYPQAIQRIYAARSTRVLKRSLQVLVFMPLVTTTVVVLVGLVGIRRYSGLAGIEADQVLPLLLHEWSQESAYGYAMAVLVVTGTLAAIMSTADSVLLSLSSILSKDLLGKTVLRGASEERLTAIGKRVSWLVMALLALIAVTPRITLWGLIELKAEILVQASPAFVLGSLWPGLEARGVLCGAILGALVAGLGTLFGHSLGVVAWLANLTVAVGLSLALAGEG, encoded by the coding sequence ATGAACGGCATTCCTCTGAGCGTCGGGGCCCTGTTGTTCGTCGGCGCTTATTTGGGCTCGATGATCGCTCTCGGCCTTACCGCCCGACGAGCTCGAAAGAGCGACAACCTGAGTGATTTCTATCTCGCGGGAAGAAGCCTCGGCCCCCTCGTCCTCCTGCTCACCCTCTATGCCACGCAGTACAGCGGGAACACGATCGTGGGCTACCCGGGAGAATCCTATCGGCTCGGCTACGCATGGATGATGAGCGTTTCCTTCATGATGTCGATCGTCGTCGTCTACCTTCTCTTCGCACCGCGACTCCAGCGGCTCGCGAGACAGAACGGCTTCGTCACCCCCGGCGATTTTCTGGACTACCGTTTTCGTTCGCCCGCGCTCTCGGTCGTCATCAACATCATTTTGGTCGTCTCCATCGGGAACTACCTCCTCGCTCAGCTCATGGCGATGGGGCACGTCGTGGCGGGGGTCAGCGACAACAACCTCCCCTACTGGTTGGGCATCGTCGTGCTGGTCGTCGTCATCATCGCTTACGAGACCCTGGGAGGTCTTCGCGCGGTTGCCTGGACGGACTGCGTCCAGGGGTTGATGCTGCTCGTTGGCCTCGTCGCGCTACTCCATGCTTTCGCACCCACGCCATCCGATTGGCACGCGGTGACCGAATGGCTGAATCGAAACGCCCCCGAAAAGACCGCCGTTCCCGGCCGGGAGATGCAGCTACGCTGGCTCTCCACCGTGGTGTTGATCGGGTTTTCCGCCGCGGTCTATCCGCAGGCGATCCAGCGAATCTATGCGGCCCGCAGCACCCGAGTGTTGAAGCGATCGCTCCAGGTGCTGGTTTTCATGCCACTGGTTACGACCACGGTCGTCGTGCTCGTAGGGCTCGTGGGTATCCGTCGTTACTCGGGACTCGCCGGCATCGAAGCCGATCAGGTCCTGCCTCTCCTCTTGCACGAGTGGTCCCAGGAATCGGCCTACGGTTACGCGATGGCGGTTCTCGTGGTGACCGGAACTCTCGCCGCGATCATGTCGACCGCCGACTCGGTTCTGTTGAGCCTCTCCTCCATTCTTTCCAAGGACCTCCTCGGCAAGACGGTCCTTCGCGGGGCCAGCGAGGAGCGCCTTACGGCGATCGGGAAGCGCGTCTCATGGCTCGTCATGGCATTGCTCGCGCTCATCGCCGTGACCCCTCGTATCACTCTCTGGGGACTGATCGAGCTGAAGGCGGAGATTCTCGTCCAAGCATCGCCCGCGTTCGTGCTCGGCAGCCTATGGCCGGGGCTCGAGGCGCGGGGAGTGCTGTGCGGCGCAATACTAGGAGCCCTGGTTGCCGGCCTGGGCACCCTGTTCGGCCACTCGCTCGGAGTCGTCGCCTGGCTCGCCAATTTGACGGTCGCGGTGGGCCTTTCGCTGGCGTTGGCGGGAGAAGGGTGA